A genome region from Nocardiopsis exhalans includes the following:
- a CDS encoding N-acetylmuramoyl-L-alanine amidase codes for MPDSAPTGLRSRTTRALALLSLAVLWTAACTSPAGGGPGTDPTAAPPLPGPEDGSATSEEGGETSIDDEAAPPGDGPLGDRVVVIDPGHNGGNAAAPSEINALVPAGNSEKACDTVGTESANGYAEHEFNWEMSLLVQERLEADGATVILTREDNKGVGPCINERAEIGNENEADAALSIHADGGPESGRGFHVITPGEIPDLTEEIVEPSALLAEDIRREYLEGSDVPYADYLAEDGLDERTDLGGLNLSTVPKVFLEAGNMRNPEDAELLEDPEWRERAADSIARGVATYLLRN; via the coding sequence ATGCCCGACTCCGCACCGACAGGGCTCAGGAGCCGCACCACCCGCGCCCTGGCCCTGCTCTCACTCGCCGTCCTGTGGACCGCGGCCTGCACGTCACCGGCCGGCGGCGGCCCCGGCACCGATCCCACGGCGGCACCGCCGCTGCCCGGGCCCGAGGACGGCTCCGCCACGTCGGAGGAGGGCGGTGAGACCTCCATCGACGACGAGGCCGCCCCGCCCGGCGACGGCCCGCTCGGCGACCGGGTCGTGGTCATCGACCCCGGCCACAACGGTGGCAACGCCGCCGCCCCGAGCGAGATCAACGCCCTGGTGCCCGCCGGGAACAGCGAGAAGGCCTGTGACACCGTCGGCACCGAGAGCGCCAACGGCTACGCCGAGCACGAGTTCAACTGGGAGATGTCCCTGCTCGTCCAGGAACGGCTGGAGGCCGACGGCGCGACGGTGATCCTCACCCGGGAGGACAACAAGGGCGTGGGGCCCTGCATCAACGAGCGCGCCGAGATCGGCAACGAGAACGAGGCGGACGCCGCCCTGTCCATCCACGCCGACGGCGGCCCCGAGTCCGGCCGCGGCTTCCACGTCATCACCCCCGGGGAGATCCCCGATCTCACCGAGGAGATCGTGGAGCCCTCCGCGCTCCTGGCCGAGGACATCCGCCGCGAGTACCTCGAGGGCAGCGACGTCCCCTACGCCGACTACCTCGCCGAGGACGGCCTGGACGAGCGCACCGACCTGGGCGGGCTGAACCTGTCCACGGTGCCGAAGGTGTTCCTGGAGGCCGGGAACATGCGCAACCCCGAGGACGCCGAGCTCCTGGAGGATCCCGAGTGGCGCGAGCGGGCCGCGGACTCCATCGCCCGAGGAGTGGCCACCTACCTCCTGCGCAACTAA